The DNA window ATAGACGCCTGACGTAATCAGGGGCAGATCGCCTCCGATGCCCGCCCGGCCGTGCTCAAAAGGACGCTGTCACAGAAGACGCAGACAAGTGCCCATCGGTTCGGGTTGCAATGCGATGATCGACCGTAATATTTTCAACGACTGGTCGGGGGCCACAGAAAATCATTGTGCATAGATGCTCACTCTTCTCGTCATCGCTCCCTCCGCCATGATTCACCAGGATGTTCTCATGCGGCAGATTCGGCAGTTCACGAAAGCCATTGCCACCCTCCTCGGGCAGTCGCACCGCGAGCAGCCGGACGAAACGCTGCGGATGATTGATCAGGCCTGCAAGGACCACCTCGACGGCTCGGCCGAAGCCCTCCGCACCCTCCCGCCCAGTACTCTTCTGGAGCTGTGCCACGAGGGGAATCGGTTTGTGCCGGAGGCCGCCGAATCGCTTGCCCAAACGCTGCAGGAGATGGGCGAGGCCCACAGGGAACGCGACGAGCCCGAAAAGGCCGGCGCGTGTTTTGCCCGCTCGCTGATCCTCTACCGCCGCATGCTGGAGGACCCGGACGCTCCGGTGTCGTGGCAGATCGGCACCACCGTCGCGGCTCTTTCTGAGCGTGTCGATTCGTTTCCTGTGGACGACGCCGCGCAAGATGCACTCGACGCCTTACGCAACGCCGATTGAATACGACTCGCGTCGCCCCCTCTCAGCGGTTGACGCCTATCCCTCCACCGCTTCTTCCTCCGGCATCCGGAACTGATACGAGGCCAACTCCCGATAGAGCCCCTCCTGCTGAACGAGGGACGCGTGGGTGCCGCGCTGCACGATCCGCCCGCGATCGAGCACGAAGAGGCGATCGGCGGCCTGCACGGTGGACAGGCGATGGGCAATGATAAAGGTCGTGCGCCCCTCCATGAGTCGCTCCAACGCCTCCTGCACGAGGGCTTCCGAAGCCGAGTCGAGCGAGGACGTGGCCTCGTCCAGCAAGAGCAGACGCGCATCCCGCAGAAGCGCCCGGGCAATGGCGATCCGCTGGCGCTGCCCCCCGCTCAGCTTCACCCCTCGTTCTCCCACCTCCGCCTCGTAGCCGTTCGGCAGACCGACGATAAAGTCGTGGGCGTTCGCGGCCCGGGCGGCCTCCACGATCGCCTGCTCGTCGGCCTCCAGCCGCCCGTACCGGATGTTTTCGCGGATCGTGGTGTTGAAGAGGTGCACTTCCTGCGACACCGCCGCAATTTGTTCTCGCAACGACGCGCGCGTCACAGACCGAAGGTCGTGCCCGTCTACGGTGATCCGTCCGTCCTGGGGGTCGTAGAAACGGGGCACCAGACTCACGAGGGTCGACTTGCCCGCCCCGCTCGGGCCCACCAACGCCACCGTCTCTCCTGCCGCCACATCGAGGGATATGTCTCGGAGAACGGGGTGCCCCTCGTCGTACGCAAACGTCACCGCCTCAAAACGAACCCGTCCCTGTAGGCGGGGAAGCGAAAAAGCGTCGGGGGCATCCTGCAGCTCCGGCGTCGTATCCAAAAGCTCGAAGAGCCGTTCCGTCGCCCCTGCAGCACTGTTGAAGGTCGTATAGAGACGCGACACCCCGCTGACACTGCGGGCGATGTTAAAGGCATAGAAGATAAACGCTACGAGGTCCCCTTCCGTCAAGCGTCCCGCCAGTACCTCTACCCCACCATACCAGAACACGGCCACGAGCGCCGCAAAGAAGAGCAGGCCGACCGTGGAGGTGAACAGCGTCGACACCAGCACGCGGTACTTCGCCGTGTCGAAAAGATCCTCCACAGCCTCGTTGTACCGCCCGACCTCGTGGCCGGAGCGGGCAAAGGCCTTCACGACGCGAATGGCCGCCAGCGCCTCCTCCGCCACAGCCGTCGTATCCGCCAGACGGTCCTGAATCCGTCGCGACAATGCCCGGATCTTGCGCCCAAAGTAGACGGCAAACCCACTGACGGCAGGCACGACAAGAAAGATAATCATGCTGAGCCGCCAGTTCAGCAGCACCATGAGCACCACTGACCCCGTGAGCGAAAGTGACTGTGTGAGGAGCTCCGACAGCGCCTTCGTCACCGCATTGCGGACCGATCCCACATCGTTGGTGAGACGAGACGTGAGGTCGCCCGTACGATGATTGGCGAAGAACCGGAGGCTCTGCCGATGAAGGTGGCGGTACACCCGCTTCCGAAGATCCGTTACGACGCGCTCCCCCGTCCACTCCAACAGGTAGTTGCCCCCGAACGACAGCGCGGCCCGCAACACGAATAAGACGACGAGCCCGATCGTGAGACGATCGAGGAGCGCGCGATCCCCCTCTCGAAAGACCGCATCCACCAGCTCCCGGAGTCCGAGCGGCACGATGAGGGCAACCAGCGCGCCTAGAGCAGTACACACGAGGGCAACGGCGAGACGACGCCAGTAGGGACGGCTCAACCGAAAGATGCGCCGAAGGGCCGTCCACAGCCGCTCCGGGCGGAGGGACTGTTCACTGGAGGAGGGGGCGTCCGCCATAGATTCTGAGGCCGTTCAGGCGACGAGAAAGGAGGAGGCAACGAACCTTCTGTACCTGCCTCGCGCCTTAAGGATTCGGCCCGCCCCTCCGAAGCGTCCTGCTCAAAGCAACAGGACCGAAACATCCCATCTCCTCTACTCTGCCTGCAGATGGAGATCCCCGCTGAAGCTCTCAAACGCAATCATCGGTCCCCCACCGGCAACCGAGACCGTTCCGTCACTCTGCGCCGAAGAGTCCGGCAGGGGAAAATCTGAACGAAGGCCCCCGCCCCACCCAAAGTCGGTGCGAAGATCGAACGACGCGTCGGCCGGAAGGATGATGTTGGCACTTCCCGAAAAGCTTGCAAACTCATGCCCGTGGAGCGGCGGCTCAAGCGTCACCCTCGCGTCCCCCGAAAAAGTGGCAAACGTCACCCCGCCCCGCACGCCGTCGGCTTCAAGGGATCCGGAAAACGTCGCGACGGTGATGTCGCCCGCCACGTTGCGAAGGTGAACAGGCGAAGAGGATCCTTCAACGGTGACCTCCCCCTTCAGGCCGCGCACCTCCACGGGCGCCTGCTCACTGGCCACCGATAGCGTGGCAGTGACAGGCACCTGCAAGGTGTAGTGCGACTCGGGACCGCTCGGCCCTCCAAATCCGAACAGGGCCAACAGTCCTCCCTCTCCCCCGCTTCCTCCCTCGGTGTGAATCCGAACACGACGGGCATTGCCCTCCATTCGCACCCGCACGTTCTCAATCTCTTTCTTGCTTTCCCCCGTTATCTTTACGGCCGCCCGGACGCTCGACCGCTCCCAGGTCGTGACGCGCACGGACCCAGCCCCGACCTGAACCTCGACGGTTCCATCGGCATCCAGATCGGCCTCTTTCGTAATCGTACGGGACGACTGGGCCTGGACGGGCATTCCCACCAGAACGGAACAGAGCAGACACAGCCCCACCATCTGACGACGACTCACGGAAGTAATCATGGAAATGTGCGGGATTGAATGATCGAAAAACGGCCCAAACACTCCTGCTCCCTCGTGGGCTTCCTGCACTCAACCGCCCTCCCTTGGATCGTGAAAAGAAACGCTGTTCAGCTGGGCAACGGTACCTATCCGGCCACACTACAACATCTACTGTTTACCGCAGGTCAGTCTGCACCCACCGGCCGCGTTCGCACGACGAGGGCTTCTCCGTTTGCTTCCGGCCCATCCCGTCCCTCGATGCGAGATCCTTCCCGACAGAAGAGGACACCTCCGTCTGATATAGACCCGCTCGTGACGTGCATAATGATCCCGAGTTGGTACTAATTCTCTATCGCGATATCCACGTCGGCAAGTGCCGGTTCGTGAACCGTTTCGTCTCGCTCTAATCGCCCGTCGCGGAGGTGAATGATACGGCGCGCGTGGCGGGCAATGTCTTCCTCGTGGGTCACCAACAGAATCGTGTTGCCTCGACGATGCAGGGCCTCCAACAACTGCATGATCTCCGCCCCAGTCTCTGTGTCCAGGTTGCCCGTCGGTTCATCGGCCAGCAGGAGGGCCGGACGATTGACGAGCGCGCGAGCCGTGGCCACCCGTTGCCGTTGACCGCCCGAAAGCTCATTGGGCCGGTGGTCGAGCCGGTCGCCCAGCCCAACGTCTCGAAGCACCTCGGCCGCCCGCTCACGGCGTTCCGCCCGGGACATCCCGGCGTAAATGAGCGGGAGTTCCGCATTGCGCAGGCAATTGACCCGGGGCAGCAGATTGAACGTCTGGAAGACGAACCCGATCTCCCGATTGCGGATTTCGGCAAGCTCATTGTCAGTAAAGGTGCTCACATCTTCCCCCCTCAGGTGATAGGTTCCACTCGTGGGGGTATCGAGGCAGCCGAGCATGTTCATGAGCGTCGACTTTCCGGACCCGGAAGGCCCCATGACGGCCACATACTCCCCCTCCTCGACCGAGAGCGAGATGCCGTCGAGCGCCCACACCTCTTCACTCCCCATCATATACTGCTTCGTGAGATCCGAAATCTCGATAAGCGCTCGTTCGTCGCCGCGTGCTGTTCCGTTGGTTCTCTGAGCCACCATGACTGTGGTCGGGATTGGGTCAAGAAATCCGCGATGATAACGCCCCGCTGCGCCTACTGGGAGGCCGCAACAACCTGTTCGCTTCCCTCGTCCTCCTCAGACGGCATCTGCACCTTGGTGCCCGGAGCCAAGTCCTGACTGACGGCCTCGTACGGTCCAGTGATGACACGGGCCCCCTCGTCAAGACCCGCACGGATCTCCATGTGCGTATCGTCGGCAATCCCGGTGGTCACCTCCACCATGCGCGCAGTATCGGCCTCGGCCACAAACACCACCTTCCGCAAATCCTCCCCCCTCGACGCCTTCGCTCCGCTCGAGTCGGACGAGGTTCCGGAACGGACCTCATTGAAGTCGCGCACGGTTACGGCCTGGATGGGCACCGCCACGGCGTTGTCCACGGTCTCGGTCTGGATCTCGACCGACCCGCTCATGCCAGGACGAAGGACCGGGCCACCCATCTCCCGTGCCGGCACTTCAGGACGAGAAATGCCGCCACTCTCTCGTGTAGAAGCAGTCGCAGCGTTGGGATCGCCGAGCACGCGGATCGTGACTGGGAAATTGGTAACCTGCTGCTGACTGCCCTGATTTTCGATGCGCGCTGAGTTCGCAATCTCCGTCACGGCCCCCTGGAAGGTGCGCTCGGGATAGGCGTCAATCTCGATCGAGGCCGTGTCCCGCGACTCCACGTTGACGACGTCGTTCTCATTGACGTCCACCTCCATCTCCATACGGTCGAGCTGGGCGATGTTCATCATTTCCGTTCCGGCGCGCTGCGCAGTCCCCACCACGCGCTCTCCAACCTCCACTTCGAGCTTGCTCACCGTCCCGCTCATCGGGGCGTAAAGCCGTGTCTTTTCTAGCTGCTCCCGTGCGTCCTGCAGGCTCGCCTTTGCACTCTCAACCTGGTAGCGAGCCGACTGCAGCCGGGCCACGGCCTGCCGGTAGGCGGACTCGGCGTCCTGAAATTCGCTCTCTGAAATGACGCCCTTGTCGTAGAGCTTCTGCTTCCGCTGATAGGTGCGGCGCGTCTGCACCGAATCGGCTCGCCGCTCGGCCAGGGCCGCCTTTTGCTGGGACACCTGAGCGCGCTGTCGGTCGAGCTGCGCCTGGTAGTCGTCCGGCTTGAGGCGGGCGAGTAGATCGCCCTTCTGCACGGCGTCGCCCTCCTGCACCGGCAGGGCCACAATCTCCCCCGATACGTCGGGGCTAATCGTGACCTCGACCTCCGGCTGCGCTCGCCCGAAGGCCGTCACTACCTG is part of the Salinibacter sp. 10B genome and encodes:
- a CDS encoding ABC transporter ATP-binding protein, giving the protein MADAPSSSEQSLRPERLWTALRRIFRLSRPYWRRLAVALVCTALGALVALIVPLGLRELVDAVFREGDRALLDRLTIGLVVLFVLRAALSFGGNYLLEWTGERVVTDLRKRVYRHLHRQSLRFFANHRTGDLTSRLTNDVGSVRNAVTKALSELLTQSLSLTGSVVLMVLLNWRLSMIIFLVVPAVSGFAVYFGRKIRALSRRIQDRLADTTAVAEEALAAIRVVKAFARSGHEVGRYNEAVEDLFDTAKYRVLVSTLFTSTVGLLFFAALVAVFWYGGVEVLAGRLTEGDLVAFIFYAFNIARSVSGVSRLYTTFNSAAGATERLFELLDTTPELQDAPDAFSLPRLQGRVRFEAVTFAYDEGHPVLRDISLDVAAGETVALVGPSGAGKSTLVSLVPRFYDPQDGRITVDGHDLRSVTRASLREQIAAVSQEVHLFNTTIRENIRYGRLEADEQAIVEAARAANAHDFIVGLPNGYEAEVGERGVKLSGGQRQRIAIARALLRDARLLLLDEATSSLDSASEALVQEALERLMEGRTTFIIAHRLSTVQAADRLFVLDRGRIVQRGTHASLVQQEGLYRELASYQFRMPEEEAVEG
- a CDS encoding ABC transporter ATP-binding protein, coding for MVAQRTNGTARGDERALIEISDLTKQYMMGSEEVWALDGISLSVEEGEYVAVMGPSGSGKSTLMNMLGCLDTPTSGTYHLRGEDVSTFTDNELAEIRNREIGFVFQTFNLLPRVNCLRNAELPLIYAGMSRAERRERAAEVLRDVGLGDRLDHRPNELSGGQRQRVATARALVNRPALLLADEPTGNLDTETGAEIMQLLEALHRRGNTILLVTHEEDIARHARRIIHLRDGRLERDETVHEPALADVDIAIEN
- a CDS encoding efflux RND transporter periplasmic adaptor subunit produces the protein MSSATSTSRRILYWGGGLLAVVLILGGIGWGMGWIGGEDPGLSIETERAERRTVTQVVTAFGRAQPEVEVTISPDVSGEIVALPVQEGDAVQKGDLLARLKPDDYQAQLDRQRAQVSQQKAALAERRADSVQTRRTYQRKQKLYDKGVISESEFQDAESAYRQAVARLQSARYQVESAKASLQDAREQLEKTRLYAPMSGTVSKLEVEVGERVVGTAQRAGTEMMNIAQLDRMEMEVDVNENDVVNVESRDTASIEIDAYPERTFQGAVTEIANSARIENQGSQQQVTNFPVTIRVLGDPNAATASTRESGGISRPEVPAREMGGPVLRPGMSGSVEIQTETVDNAVAVPIQAVTVRDFNEVRSGTSSDSSGAKASRGEDLRKVVFVAEADTARMVEVTTGIADDTHMEIRAGLDEGARVITGPYEAVSQDLAPGTKVQMPSEEDEGSEQVVAASQ